A genomic region of Candidatus Pseudomonas phytovorans contains the following coding sequences:
- a CDS encoding DUF2798 domain-containing protein, which translates to MSNLSQSRSRRKLHPGATPYVFAFFMSSIMALLMCFVITAANAGVTPEYLSNVLKAYQLAMPVAFVCVLMVRPVVVRLVAITVHAK; encoded by the coding sequence ATGAGCAACCTGTCCCAGTCGCGCAGCCGAAGAAAATTGCACCCAGGTGCCACGCCTTACGTTTTTGCTTTTTTCATGTCGTCGATCATGGCGCTATTGATGTGCTTCGTGATCACGGCGGCGAATGCAGGGGTGACCCCGGAGTACCTGAGCAACGTGCTGAAGGCCTATCAACTGGCGATGCCAGTGGCCTTCGTGTGTGTGTTGATGGTGAGGCCGGTGGTGGTCAGGTTGGTGGCCATTACCGTACACGCAAAGTGA
- a CDS encoding outer membrane protein transport protein: MKKVMLKTSLAVTVALASSQLLAAGFALNEQSISSMGTGFAGRSSSAEDASTVFGNPAGMSRLKREQVTVGGAAVIAKSDISGRGSNLGGETDGDMVPLVGVPMGYYVKPIDDHWSVGFGVYVPFGLVTDYGSDDAARYWGKKSHVEVVTFQPTVSYAFNDKVSIGFGPTINRIKGELGSSLINPFTPGRNDGEVKIKGDDTAVGYNIGILVQATDSTRLGLTYHSMVDYKLEGKTRVSTPLIGPFNGNKFDATLKIKTPESVDFSVTHELDDQWTLYAGSTWTRWSRLKDITVQNDVPGPLVGSAFETIKEDQNWHDTWAHAIGASYKVNKEWVLRTGFTVDQSPTNNHDRSPRIPTGDRKVFSLGAGWSPSDDMTIDVAYSYLWEEDTKVNQVSATKGSYQAKYENSAHGIGASLTYRF, from the coding sequence ATGAAAAAAGTAATGCTCAAAACCTCCCTCGCCGTCACTGTCGCGCTGGCATCAAGCCAACTGCTCGCTGCGGGCTTCGCGCTCAACGAGCAAAGCATCAGTAGCATGGGGACAGGTTTCGCGGGACGTTCTTCTTCTGCCGAAGATGCCAGCACCGTGTTTGGCAACCCGGCCGGCATGTCCCGCCTCAAACGCGAACAAGTTACCGTGGGCGGCGCCGCCGTCATCGCCAAGTCCGACATCTCGGGCCGGGGCAGCAACCTCGGGGGGGAAACCGATGGTGACATGGTGCCTTTGGTTGGCGTACCCATGGGTTACTACGTCAAGCCGATCGACGACCACTGGAGCGTCGGCTTCGGTGTCTACGTACCGTTCGGCCTGGTGACCGACTACGGCAGCGATGACGCTGCACGCTACTGGGGCAAGAAGAGCCACGTTGAAGTGGTGACCTTCCAGCCTACTGTCAGCTACGCATTCAACGACAAAGTCTCGATCGGTTTCGGCCCGACCATCAACCGCATCAAGGGCGAACTGGGCTCAAGCCTGATCAACCCGTTCACCCCGGGCCGCAACGACGGCGAAGTGAAGATCAAGGGCGACGATACCGCCGTGGGTTACAACATCGGTATCCTGGTTCAGGCCACCGACAGCACCCGCCTCGGCCTGACCTACCACTCGATGGTCGACTACAAGCTTGAGGGCAAGACTCGTGTCAGCACCCCGCTGATCGGGCCGTTCAACGGCAACAAGTTCGACGCCACCCTGAAGATCAAGACCCCAGAGTCGGTCGACTTCTCGGTCACTCATGAGCTTGACGATCAGTGGACCTTGTACGCAGGTAGCACCTGGACGCGCTGGAGCCGCCTGAAAGACATCACCGTACAGAACGATGTACCCGGGCCGCTGGTAGGTTCTGCGTTCGAAACCATCAAGGAAGACCAGAACTGGCACGACACCTGGGCGCACGCCATTGGCGCGTCGTACAAGGTCAACAAGGAGTGGGTGCTGCGCACCGGCTTCACCGTCGACCAATCGCCGACCAACAACCACGACCGTTCGCCACGCATCCCGACTGGCGACCGCAAGGTGTTCAGCCTGGGTGCCGGCTGGAGCCCGAGCGACGACATGACCATCGACGTGGCCTACTCCTACCTGTGGGAAGAGGACACCAAGGTCAATCAGGTCAGCGCAACCAAAGGCAGCTACCAGGCCAAGTACGAGAACAGCGCTCACGGTATCGGTGCATCCCTCACCTACCGTTTCTGA
- a CDS encoding LysR family transcriptional regulator produces MDLLNAIRSFIKVVEAGSIAAGARNLGLSPAAVSQNLARLEGHLQVRLLSRTTRSMALTPAGTQYYERVRHIERDLALAEQAVTTPDSEPQGRLCIASTSAFGRHVLAPLIPAFSARYPLLSIELVTTDRRVNHAREDVDVSLRIAPQLEDQLLARHIARIPFVCCASPGYLHSAGLPASPEALRDHRCLVFRYPVDGRFLRWGFMRDGLRFEAEFGSVLISDDIDALTQMALHDGGITRLAEFIVRPHLASGALVPLFEYSDSGQAYAQTEPMDIYLCLADRFAMTAKVRVFMEYLRECLGESWQVQV; encoded by the coding sequence ATGGACTTGCTCAACGCCATCCGCAGCTTCATCAAGGTGGTCGAGGCCGGCAGCATCGCCGCCGGCGCCCGTAACCTGGGCCTTAGCCCGGCAGCGGTCAGCCAGAACCTGGCACGGCTGGAGGGCCACCTGCAGGTGCGCCTGCTCAGTCGTACCACCCGCAGCATGGCGCTGACGCCGGCAGGTACTCAGTATTACGAGCGCGTCCGGCATATCGAGCGTGACCTGGCTCTGGCCGAGCAAGCCGTCACTACGCCAGACAGTGAACCGCAGGGGCGGCTTTGCATTGCCTCCACATCCGCTTTTGGCCGCCACGTGCTGGCGCCACTCATACCCGCTTTCAGCGCCCGCTACCCACTGCTTTCGATAGAGTTGGTAACGACTGATCGCCGGGTTAACCACGCCCGTGAAGACGTCGACGTGAGCTTGCGCATCGCCCCGCAACTGGAAGACCAGCTGTTGGCCCGGCACATCGCCCGTATCCCGTTTGTTTGCTGTGCCTCGCCCGGGTACTTGCACAGCGCGGGGTTGCCGGCCTCGCCCGAGGCATTGCGCGATCACCGTTGTCTGGTGTTCCGCTACCCGGTGGATGGGCGGTTTCTGCGCTGGGGGTTTATGCGCGATGGGCTGCGCTTTGAGGCGGAGTTCGGCAGCGTGTTGATCAGCGACGACATTGACGCGCTGACCCAGATGGCGCTGCACGATGGCGGCATCACTCGCCTGGCCGAGTTCATTGTGCGACCGCACCTGGCTAGCGGTGCGCTGGTGCCGTTGTTCGAGTACAGCGACAGTGGCCAGGCCTATGCCCAGACCGAACCGATGGATATCTACCTGTGCCTGGCCGACCGTTTCGCCATGACCGCGAAAGTGCGTGTGTTCATGGAGTATCTACGGGAATGCCTGGGGGAAAGTTGGCAGGTACAAGTATGA